Proteins co-encoded in one Arachis hypogaea cultivar Tifrunner chromosome 11, arahy.Tifrunner.gnm2.J5K5, whole genome shotgun sequence genomic window:
- the LOC112721090 gene encoding protein FAR1-RELATED SEQUENCE 5-like, whose product MASNDPSICVQGSYDTSDDMSDHSKSTEINVPSLSEDDTQRVDKQAQEFYSNYAKKVGFVNKIRNTNFDKTRKESRIPINQSIHCNREGYQESHVKAASQQSIHYHEYRKLTMHAKCVIEDNDEAGIQPNKIYLALANEVGGSSNLDYSEKDVRNYITGNLHCADENADIKKMLSYFSQMKEINPKFFYVVDVNASNKFRSALWVNTRCWASYEYYGDVVSHKLPFTSFVGVNHHGKSTLLGCGLLENEKIRSFEWVFTQWLKCIETAPQAIITDQCKAMLGAIRSVLPNTHHRWCI is encoded by the exons ATGGCGTCGAATGATCCATCAATTTGTGTACAAGGATCATATGACACTTCAGATGATATGAGTGATCATTCTAAGTCCACCGAAATCAATGTCCCGTCTCTGAGTGAAGATGATACTCAACGTGTTGACAAG CAGGCACAGGAGTTCTATTCTAACTATGCAAAGAAAGTTGGGTTCGTGAATAAGATTAGGAACACCAACTTTGACAAGACAAGGAAGGAATCAAGGATACCCATTAACCAATCGATACATTGCAATCGTGAAGGTTATCAGGAGTCTCACGTGAAGGCAGCATCCCAG CAATCTATCCATTACCATGAGTACAGAAAACTGACCATGCATGCCAAGTGTGTGATTGAGGACAACGATGAGGCTGGCATACAGCCCAACAAGATTTACCTCGCACTGGCGAACGAGGTTGGTGGGTCGTCGAATTTGGATTACTCAGAGaaggatgtgaggaattacattactgGCAATCTGCATTGTGCTGATGAAAATGCAGATATTAAGAAAATGCTGAGCTATTTCTCACAAATGAAAGAGATCAACCCGAAATTCTTTTATGTAGTAGATGTGAACGCATCTAACAAGTTTAGGAGTGCGTTGTGGGTAAATACAAGGTGTTGGGCATCCTACGAGTATTATGGAGACGTGGTGTC GCACAAACTACCGTTCACATCTTTTGTTGGTGTCAACCATCACGGAAAGTCCACTTTGCTCGGATGTGGTTTGTTGGAGAATGAGAAAATACGTAGCTTTGAGTGGGTCTTTACTCAATGGCTGAAGTGCATCGAAACTGCCCCACAGGCCATCATTACGGACCAGTGCAAGGCCATGTTGGGTGCTATTAGGAGTGTCCTTCCAAATACTCACCACCGATGGTGTATATAG
- the LOC112720478 gene encoding triacylglycerol lipase OBL1 produces the protein MAAKTSDDCDKGFADSYMLLKHEDARFFDLLHVLTSRNMSRRRFVESHADGEVDESFGHRWLIFISILSQKLLQFVAKPLAFFGICVELLINLIALNGGIFYIIFNFLRGKLVLPDPRSAKYLSCIGNLDVRVKLDGITREDSKYYIALSMMASKASYENAAHIETTVEDHWKMEYVGFFDCWNEYQEKASTQVLIALDKHQNRDTYVVAFRGTEPFNADDWCTDIDISWYGIPGVGRMHGGFMKALGLQKNVGWPKEMERDERLPPLAYYVIRDILRKRLSENEKAKFIVTGHSLGGALAILFGTVLFLHEETLLLERLEGIYTFGQPRVGDEAYAIYMKQKLKEHSVRYCRFVYCNDIVPRLPYDDKEMMFKHFGICLFFDWRYQLKVLEEEPNKNYFSLWCVIPMTMNAILELIRSFTIAYQNGPHYKEGWLLFAFRVIGVLIPGLPAHGPQDYLNSTLLGPIEKHLKAE, from the exons ATGGCGGCCAAAACCAGCGATGACTGCGACAAGGGCTTCGCAGACAGCTACATGCTGCTGAAGCACGAAGACGCCCGGTTCTTCGATCTGCTTCACGTCCTCACTTCGCGAAACATGTCGCGAAGGAGGTTTGTGGAGAGCCACGCGGATGGCGAAGTGGACGAGAGCTTCGGCCACCGGTGGCTTATATTTATCTCTATCTTGTCCCAGAAGCTCTTGCAGTTTGTGGCCAAGCCATTAGCATTCTTTGGGATCTGCGTTGAGCTTCTCATCAACTTGATTGCCCTCAACGGTGGTATCTTCTATATCATATTTAACTTCCTAAGAG GGAAGTTAGTGTTGCCGGATCCAAGATCAGCAAAGTATTTGTCTTGTATTGGGAATTTAGATGTGCGAGTAAAATTGGATGGCATCACTCGTGAAGATAGCAAATACTATATTGCACTTTCTATGATGGCCTCAAAAGCATCCTATGAAAATGCTGCTCATATTGAAACTACTGTCGAAGATCACTGGAAG ATGGAATATGTGGGCTTCTTTGACTGCTGGAATG AGTATCAAGAAAAGGCGTCAACTCAAGTGTTGATAGCTTTAGACAAACACCAAAACCGGGACACATATGTTGTGGCCTTCAGAGGAACAGAACCCTTCAACGCGGACGATTGGTGCACGGACATCGACATCTCATGGTACGGAATCCCCGGCGTGGGAAGAATGCACGGCGGCTTCATGAAAGCATTAGGGCTACAAAAGAATGTGGGGTGGCCAAAGGAAATGGAAAGAGACGAGCGTCTTCCGCCATTAGCATATTATGTTATTAGGGACATTCTaagaaaaaggctgagtgaaaatGAGAAAGCAAAGTTCATAGTAACGGGTCATAGTTTGGGAGGTGCACTTGCAATATTGTTTGGGACAGTGTTGTTTTTGCATGAAGAGACGTTGTTGTTGGAGAGGCTTGAAGGGATCTACACGTTTGGGCAACCGAGAGTTGGAGATGAAGcatatgcaatttatatgaaacaGAAATTGAAGGAACATTCGGTAAGGTATTGTAGGTTTGTTTATTGCAATGATATAGTTCCGAGGTTGCCGTACGATGATAAGGAAATGATGTTCAAGCACTTTGGAATATGCCTTTTCTTTGATTGGCGATATCAGCTCAAG GTTCTTGAAGAAGAACCGAACAAGAACTACTTCTCGCTATGGTGTGTGATACCCATGACAATGAATGCAATTTTGGAACTAATAAGGAGCTTTACTATTGCATACCAAAATGGACCTCACTACAAAGAAGGATGGCTTCTATTTGCTTTCAGGGTTATTGGGGTATTAATTCCAGGCTTACCTGCTCATGGTCCCCAAGATTATCTTAATTCCACTCTTTTGGGACCAATAGAAAAACACTTAAAAGCAGAGTGA